In Candidatus Manganitrophaceae bacterium, one DNA window encodes the following:
- the purE gene encoding 5-(carboxyamino)imidazole ribonucleotide mutase: MPKEQPQRKTTKKEIRVGIIGGSTSDFPVLEKAVAALDSLGIGNELRVVSAHRTPDQMFEYAESADRRGLEVIIAGAGGAAHLPGMIAAKTLLPVIGVPIPTEHLRGLDSLLSIVQMPRGVPVATVAIGGAENAALLAAEILALKYRPVRKKLIAFRKKQTRTVLKGQ, encoded by the coding sequence ATGCCGAAAGAGCAACCTCAGAGGAAGACGACAAAAAAAGAGATCCGGGTCGGGATTATCGGCGGGAGCACCAGCGATTTCCCTGTCTTGGAAAAAGCGGTTGCAGCCCTGGATTCTCTCGGTATCGGCAACGAGTTGCGCGTCGTTTCGGCACATCGGACGCCTGATCAGATGTTCGAATATGCCGAAAGTGCGGATCGCAGGGGCCTGGAAGTCATCATTGCCGGTGCTGGAGGCGCCGCCCATCTTCCTGGGATGATTGCGGCCAAAACCCTGCTGCCTGTAATCGGCGTTCCCATCCCGACGGAACACCTTCGTGGACTTGATTCGCTCCTCTCCATTGTCCAAATGCCTCGCGGGGTCCCGGTTGCAACCGTGGCGATCGGAGGGGCCGAGAATGCCGCCCTCCTGGCGGCAGAAATTCTCGCCCTGAAATACCGTCCTGTTCGTAAAAAACTCATCGCATTTCGGAAAAAACAGACCCGTACTGTTCTGAAGGGACAGTAA
- the lptC gene encoding LPS export ABC transporter periplasmic protein LptC, which translates to MSSLKIYPKQFLLFLMMGLLIFLSFSLFSGLKKRNVTAVFESGGGKADVRISRFSFVQTHRGKPEWELRAEHAEMFQEGQKAILRNVSVTIQTRNGLPLELEGDEGIIDTAKKDFTLRQKTALMKIVLGNGYVIKTSGLKWTNGSRALTTDGFATLSGPHVEVEGSGLRWLLDRQELVVSGDVKAVLF; encoded by the coding sequence ATGTCGTCCCTGAAAATTTACCCAAAACAATTCCTGTTATTTCTTATGATGGGGCTCCTCATCTTTTTGTCTTTTTCTTTGTTCTCGGGTCTTAAAAAAAGGAATGTGACTGCTGTTTTTGAATCTGGCGGCGGAAAGGCAGATGTCAGAATCAGTCGCTTTTCTTTTGTTCAGACGCATAGGGGAAAGCCGGAGTGGGAGCTGCGGGCGGAGCATGCGGAAATGTTTCAAGAGGGGCAGAAGGCCATCCTGAGGAATGTTTCAGTGACCATTCAAACCCGGAATGGGTTGCCATTGGAGTTAGAAGGGGATGAGGGAATTATTGACACAGCGAAGAAAGACTTTACTCTTAGGCAAAAGACAGCGCTTATGAAGATTGTTTTAGGAAATGGCTATGTCATAAAGACCTCGGGCCTGAAATGGACCAATGGATCAAGAGCGCTTACAACAGATGGATTTGCCACCCTCTCAGGCCCTCATGTTGAAGTTGAAGGGTCAGGGTTGAGGTGGTTACTTGATAGGCAGGAACTTGTTGTATCTGGTGACGTTAAAGCGGTCCTTTTTTAA
- the lptB gene encoding LPS export ABC transporter ATP-binding protein gives MLEARGLEKKYQDRKVVDQVSISVGPGEVVGLLGPNGAGKTTTFYMIVGLTPPSRGEIFLNGERITEMPMYLRARSGVSYLPQEPSIFRKLSVEENIRVVLESMGLNSSECDERLQELLGELNIAHLAKNKAYTLSGGERRRLEITRALVLSPQFILLDEPFAGIDPIVIIEIQKIIFHLKKKGIGVLITDHNVQETLDITDRAYIIHNGKILISGTSREIANSPEAKSLYLGDRFSWQEQKAGAIGSPD, from the coding sequence ATGTTAGAAGCACGCGGACTCGAAAAGAAGTATCAGGACCGGAAGGTTGTCGATCAGGTCAGTATCTCAGTCGGTCCGGGAGAGGTTGTGGGTTTGCTGGGGCCGAATGGGGCCGGAAAAACCACCACATTTTACATGATCGTCGGGCTGACCCCGCCGAGTCGCGGGGAGATTTTCCTGAACGGAGAGCGCATTACCGAGATGCCGATGTATCTCCGTGCGCGCTCGGGAGTGAGCTACCTTCCCCAGGAGCCGTCCATCTTCAGGAAGTTAAGCGTTGAAGAAAATATTCGGGTTGTCCTGGAATCCATGGGACTCAATTCATCGGAGTGTGATGAACGACTTCAGGAGCTTTTGGGGGAGCTTAATATTGCACACCTTGCAAAAAACAAGGCCTATACCCTTTCAGGTGGTGAGCGCCGGCGGCTTGAAATTACGCGTGCCCTGGTCCTTTCTCCCCAGTTTATCCTCTTGGACGAGCCCTTTGCGGGGATTGATCCAATTGTGATCATTGAGATTCAGAAGATCATTTTTCACCTGAAAAAGAAAGGGATCGGGGTCTTGATTACAGACCATAATGTTCAGGAGACGCTCGATATTACGGATCGTGCTTACATCATTCATAACGGAAAAATATTAATATCAGGAACGTCTCGGGAGATTGCCAACAGCCCGGAGGCAAAATCGCTTTATTTAGGGGATCGATTTAGCTGGCAAGAACAAAAAGCCGGCGCTATAGGAAGCCCTGATTAA
- the rpoN gene encoding RNA polymerase factor sigma-54, whose amino-acid sequence MKLAQKLVMTPQLQQAIKLLQLSRMELEQTIQQEIMENPVLEDIVGNTEDADSAESEGEDEAKTDDRPEVPEVKEEFDLKWEEYYLDEGRSEGGSTSGGLPEEGPSLEQTLAKSTSLVDHLLWQLGFSALSVKEKEIGTLLIGDIDDNGYLRSSPEEIAVSFESTPKSVEKVLRVVQDFDPAGVGARDLRECLLIQLRQLRLTGTLPDVIVTDYLGDIEKKRYPHIAKECNVPLREVVDACKVIEGLEPKPGRPFYSEENHYIVPDIHVVKRDGRYVVVMNDDGLPKLKISPYYRALLRSKDQVAETTKSYLEEKFKSALWLVRSIEQRNRTMRLVAESIVRFQDVFLEKGVNFLKPLILKQVADDISMHESTVSRVTTNKYMFTPQGLYELKFFFNGSLPRSGNGSDSLSSVVVHEKIRKMVMEEDSAHPLKDQDILRCLEKDGIEIARRTVTKYRASLKIPPASRRKKLF is encoded by the coding sequence ATGAAGTTGGCGCAGAAGCTGGTGATGACGCCCCAGCTTCAGCAGGCCATTAAGCTGCTTCAGTTGTCGAGAATGGAGCTTGAGCAAACCATCCAGCAGGAAATAATGGAGAATCCCGTCCTGGAAGATATTGTCGGTAATACTGAAGACGCCGATTCTGCAGAATCGGAGGGAGAGGACGAAGCAAAAACAGATGATCGTCCAGAGGTCCCCGAGGTCAAGGAAGAGTTTGACCTGAAATGGGAGGAATATTATTTAGATGAAGGCCGTAGTGAGGGAGGGAGTACTTCAGGGGGCCTTCCTGAGGAAGGGCCTTCTCTTGAACAGACCCTTGCAAAATCAACCTCTCTTGTCGATCATCTCTTATGGCAACTGGGTTTCTCCGCCCTTTCTGTCAAAGAAAAAGAGATCGGCACGCTTCTCATCGGAGATATCGATGATAACGGTTACTTAAGGTCATCGCCTGAAGAGATTGCGGTTTCCTTCGAAAGTACCCCGAAATCTGTAGAGAAGGTCTTAAGGGTTGTTCAGGATTTTGACCCGGCCGGTGTTGGTGCAAGAGATTTACGGGAATGTCTTCTTATTCAGCTCCGGCAGCTCCGGCTTACCGGGACGCTTCCTGACGTTATTGTGACGGACTATCTGGGAGATATAGAGAAGAAACGCTACCCTCATATTGCCAAGGAATGTAATGTGCCTCTGCGGGAGGTGGTCGATGCGTGTAAGGTGATAGAAGGTCTGGAGCCAAAGCCGGGGCGCCCCTTTTATTCTGAAGAAAATCACTACATTGTTCCCGATATCCATGTTGTAAAACGAGATGGAAGATATGTTGTCGTGATGAATGATGATGGGCTGCCTAAATTGAAAATCAGTCCGTACTATCGGGCCTTGCTTCGATCCAAAGATCAGGTTGCGGAGACGACAAAGAGCTATCTGGAGGAAAAGTTTAAGTCTGCCCTCTGGCTGGTTCGCAGTATCGAGCAGCGGAATCGGACAATGCGACTTGTGGCAGAAAGTATTGTGAGATTTCAGGATGTTTTTTTAGAGAAGGGGGTTAATTTTTTAAAGCCCTTGATATTGAAACAGGTTGCTGATGATATCTCGATGCATGAGTCCACCGTCAGCCGTGTCACGACAAATAAATACATGTTCACCCCTCAGGGGCTCTACGAATTAAAGTTCTTTTTTAACGGTAGCTTGCCGCGTAGCGGTAATGGTTCTGACAGCCTTTCCTCGGTGGTGGTGCATGAGAAAATCAGAAAAATGGTGATGGAAGAAGATTCGGCGCATCCCCTGAAGGATCAGGACATTTTAAGATGTCTGGAGAAGGATGGGATAGAGATTGCAAGAAGAACAGTGACAAAGTATCGTGCGAGTTTGAAGATTCCCCCTGCAAGCCGTCGCAAAAAACTGTTCTAG
- the raiA gene encoding ribosome-associated translation inhibitor RaiA: MDVLITGRHLEVTPALRSYVENRAKKIEKYTSKATQIIFTLKVEKYRHLAEVLLKVNGSILQSEEETDAMYASVDKAMAKVERQLKKHKEKLCNHRVQQDNFVGEDSAARNDFGEDQED; this comes from the coding sequence ATGGACGTATTGATTACCGGAAGACATTTAGAGGTGACGCCCGCGTTACGCAGTTATGTTGAAAATCGGGCCAAAAAAATTGAAAAATACACATCAAAGGCGACCCAAATTATCTTTACTCTCAAGGTGGAAAAGTATCGGCATCTTGCCGAGGTTCTGTTGAAGGTCAATGGTTCTATCCTCCAGTCTGAAGAAGAAACAGATGCCATGTATGCATCGGTGGACAAGGCGATGGCAAAAGTGGAAAGGCAGCTCAAGAAGCATAAAGAAAAACTTTGCAACCATCGGGTCCAGCAGGATAACTTTGTTGGAGAAGATTCCGCCGCTCGAAATGATTTCGGGGAAGACCAGGAAGATTAA
- the rapZ gene encoding RNase adapter RapZ: MRLVVVSGLSGSGKSSVIKYLEDLDFFCIDNLPPQFLLKFIELCRQSREGIVKAAVGVDIRGRDFLSDFLKVFDELRDAGYQAELLFLEARDEVLLRRFSETRRPHPLAGEGTALDGIKLEREKLGGLRKRADRILETSDYYVHQLEGVLTQTYFGDQAEHRMRLSLISFGFKYGIPSDLDLLFDVRFLSNPHFQEALKPLTGENPLVQKYILDLPEAKLFLKKLYDFLDFLLPLYKKEGKSYLTVGVGCTGGRHRSVAMVRLLRAHLQETGLKVHCRHRDIGQAQ; encoded by the coding sequence ATTCGCCTCGTGGTGGTCAGCGGGTTGTCCGGGTCCGGTAAAAGTTCTGTCATTAAGTATCTGGAAGACCTCGACTTCTTTTGCATTGATAATCTTCCCCCTCAGTTCCTCCTGAAATTTATTGAGCTATGCAGGCAGTCCAGAGAGGGTATTGTCAAGGCCGCCGTCGGTGTTGATATACGCGGACGAGATTTTCTTTCAGATTTCTTAAAGGTCTTTGATGAACTGAGGGACGCCGGATATCAAGCCGAGCTTTTGTTTCTTGAGGCGAGAGATGAGGTATTGCTTCGCCGTTTTTCGGAAACGAGAAGACCCCATCCGCTTGCGGGAGAAGGGACTGCTCTCGATGGGATCAAGCTTGAGCGTGAAAAGCTGGGCGGGCTCAGGAAACGTGCGGATCGGATCCTGGAGACCTCGGACTATTATGTGCACCAACTGGAAGGCGTGCTGACTCAGACGTACTTTGGGGATCAGGCGGAACATCGAATGCGCTTATCCCTGATCTCTTTCGGATTTAAGTATGGAATCCCGAGCGACCTGGATCTCCTTTTTGATGTCCGATTTTTAAGCAATCCCCACTTTCAGGAGGCCTTAAAACCGCTTACGGGAGAAAACCCGCTTGTTCAAAAATATATCCTTGATCTTCCGGAGGCGAAGCTCTTCCTGAAAAAGCTGTATGACTTCCTTGACTTCCTCCTTCCTCTGTACAAGAAGGAGGGGAAAAGTTATTTGACCGTCGGGGTGGGCTGTACGGGAGGGAGGCATCGTTCTGTGGCGATGGTTCGTCTGTTGAGAGCGCATCTCCAGGAGACGGGACTCAAGGTCCATTGTCGCCATCGTGATATTGGACAAGCCCAGTGA
- a CDS encoding UbiX family flavin prenyltransferase, whose protein sequence is MKSYVIAISGASGAVYGVTLLDFLLRAKHKVYLTLTHEARLIIKGEMGLDWGANFQETSNILDKRYGDYDLVCCDERDMTAPIASGSVPTEGMVVAPCSMKALAAIAHGISSTLVERAADVTLKEKRPLILIPRETPLSRIHLKNMLILADMGATLMPAMPAFYHRPKSIDDMVQFVVGRVLDALKIENQMITRWSGQ, encoded by the coding sequence ATGAAAAGCTATGTGATTGCGATTTCAGGTGCGAGCGGCGCGGTGTACGGTGTCACGCTCTTAGACTTTCTTTTGAGGGCGAAGCACAAGGTCTACTTAACGCTGACGCATGAGGCAAGGCTGATTATCAAGGGTGAGATGGGGCTCGATTGGGGAGCGAATTTCCAGGAGACATCCAATATTCTGGATAAGAGATACGGAGATTATGACCTGGTCTGTTGTGATGAGCGGGACATGACGGCGCCCATTGCAAGTGGTTCTGTTCCGACAGAGGGGATGGTGGTCGCCCCCTGTTCGATGAAAGCCCTGGCGGCGATTGCCCATGGGATCTCTTCAACGCTTGTTGAGCGTGCGGCAGATGTGACTTTGAAGGAAAAACGCCCCCTGATCCTGATCCCGAGAGAGACACCCTTGAGCCGAATTCACCTGAAGAATATGCTCATATTGGCAGACATGGGGGCGACCCTGATGCCGGCGATGCCGGCTTTTTACCATCGCCCGAAGTCGATCGATGACATGGTGCAATTCGTTGTCGGTCGGGTCCTTGATGCCCTTAAGATAGAAAATCAGATGATTACACGTTGGTCCGGACAGTGA
- a CDS encoding MerR family transcriptional regulator, whose product MARKEKIQYKTKDICDLFDISRATLFRWEDEGLISDVGRDWRNWRLYSDRNIKEIKKIISGRSGHTSKV is encoded by the coding sequence ATGGCACGCAAAGAAAAGATACAGTATAAGACAAAAGATATCTGCGATTTATTCGATATCTCGCGGGCGACCCTGTTCCGTTGGGAAGATGAAGGGCTTATTTCTGACGTGGGACGGGATTGGAGGAATTGGCGGCTCTACTCTGATCGGAATATTAAAGAAATAAAGAAAATCATCTCCGGCAGGTCTGGTCATACGAGTAAGGTCTAG
- the pilM gene encoding type IV pilus assembly protein PilM yields the protein MGFGFSFSRKKEIVALDIGSGAIKLVQLKKLAQGYQLQKFGVKALDPELIVDGTVMDSGQVVDVIKELLEEQSVQAKDVALSVSGHSVIVKKINVPMMTEEELEESIKWEAEQYIPFDINDVNIDFHILGESESEEAKDQMGVLLVAVKRERLTEYTTLVTETDLNPVIVDVDAFTLENMYGVNYDSREDEIVSLVNIGASVMNITILRGGTFAFTRDISIGGNRYSEAIQREFNVNYEQAERAKRGEAVDGVDPDALLNMINGLNEKISTEVMRSFEYYKTTSSSETIDRILVSGGSAKLPNLLAHLAEKLGVEVEMADPFKNIEIPEDLFDRKFVQEMAPMSAVGVGLALRRLEGSGL from the coding sequence ATGGGGTTCGGTTTTTCATTTTCTCGAAAAAAAGAGATTGTTGCACTCGACATTGGGTCGGGCGCGATCAAGTTGGTTCAACTCAAAAAACTGGCTCAGGGCTATCAACTCCAAAAGTTTGGTGTGAAGGCGCTTGATCCTGAATTGATTGTTGATGGGACCGTTATGGATTCGGGACAGGTTGTTGATGTGATCAAGGAACTTCTTGAGGAGCAATCGGTCCAGGCCAAGGATGTCGCCCTTTCTGTATCAGGCCATTCTGTGATCGTCAAAAAAATTAATGTCCCGATGATGACAGAGGAGGAGCTGGAAGAGTCGATTAAATGGGAAGCGGAGCAATATATCCCATTCGATATCAATGACGTCAATATAGACTTTCATATCCTGGGCGAGTCGGAATCGGAAGAAGCGAAGGACCAAATGGGAGTCCTCCTGGTTGCGGTGAAGCGAGAACGGCTGACGGAGTACACCACCCTGGTTACGGAGACGGACTTGAACCCTGTTATTGTTGATGTTGATGCCTTCACCTTGGAGAACATGTATGGCGTAAACTATGATTCGAGAGAGGACGAAATTGTTTCGCTGGTGAACATCGGTGCAAGCGTGATGAATATTACTATCTTGCGGGGGGGGACCTTTGCTTTTACACGCGATATCTCAATCGGAGGGAACCGCTACAGTGAGGCGATTCAGAGGGAATTCAATGTAAATTATGAACAGGCCGAACGCGCGAAGCGGGGCGAAGCGGTCGACGGAGTTGACCCGGATGCCCTCTTAAATATGATCAACGGTCTCAACGAGAAAATTTCGACAGAAGTCATGCGATCCTTTGAATATTATAAAACCACGTCGAGCAGTGAGACAATCGATCGGATTCTGGTGAGTGGGGGTAGCGCCAAACTTCCAAACCTCTTGGCCCACCTTGCTGAGAAACTTGGCGTCGAGGTTGAAATGGCAGATCCTTTCAAAAATATCGAGATCCCTGAGGACCTCTTTGACCGGAAATTTGTTCAGGAGATGGCGCCCATGTCTGCCGTAGGGGTCGGTTTGGCCCTACGGAGATTAGAGGGAAGTGGTTTATGA